TCTGATAAACAAATCTTTTTTCAAATTACAAAAAATCTCATATCCCCAACTCTTATCCCCAAACCATAATAATTAGCAAGGACAATGAATACATAAAAGTTATATAATGGATTATCAGGGGGAATGAACGGTAAAAAGCTATTACCATATTTTCAAGGAAATATTCGATAAATCTCCCATGGGAATTCTTCTTTATGATGAAGAAGGGGAACTGGTGGATGCTAACCCTGCTGCAATAAAATTAATAGGATTACCTAAATTAAAGGACCTGCCCGAGATTAACCTATTCCATAATCCAATTATCCCCTGCCAAAGGGATGAAATCAGGGAAAAGGGTGTTATCAGATTCCAAACCCAACTTGATTCTGGAAAAATTCGCGATTATTTTATTTTTACTTCTTGTGATCCTTTATTAATCGAGGGAACAGTTTCAACCATTGATTCCGGCTATTTGGTCCAGATTCAGGAAGTCATCTCCGAAAGAACTGAAGAACTCCATATAAGTGAAGAGCGATACCGTCGTTTCTTTGAGGATGACCTGACTGGGGATTTCATCGCCACTCCTGAAGGTGCAGTTATGGAGTGCAACCCTGCTTTTGCAGAAATATATGGGTTTTCTAGTCGTGAAAATGCTCTAGAAGCTAATATAGCAGATTTCAACCCGGATGACTGGGAAAATTTAATAAAAAACCTTGAAACCGACCATAAAATCCAGGGCCACCAGACAACGCACCAGAGGCCTGACGGGAGGAATATCCATATTGTCAGTAACGTGGTGGCCATGTTCGATGAATCCGGTCAATTAATCCAGGTTAAAGGTTATGTCTTTGATGACACCGAACGCAAGGAAGCTGAAGAAGCTTTAAAAAGAAGTGAAGAAAAATACAGGCGACTTTTTAACGAAGACTTAACCGGGGATTTCATTGCCACGCTAGATGGTGAAATACTGGAATGTAACCCTGCTTTTGCCCAAATACATGGGTTTAAAGATAGTGAAGAAGCTGTTGGATCTAATATTTCCAAATTCAACACCCATGACTGGGAGAACCTTATCACTCGCCTCCAGGATAAAGGTAAAATACAGGATTATCAAAGCTGGCAGATAAGACCAGATAACATGAAGATTCATGTTGTGGCTAATGTGGTGGGTATTTCCAATGATCAGGGAGAGATGGTGCAGGTTAAGGGTTATGTTTTCGATGACACCGAACGTAAGGAAGCCGAGGAAGCCTTAAAGCAGAGTGAAGAAAAATATCATCGTTTATTTGATGAAGATCTCACTGGGGATTTCATTGCCACCTTAGATGGAAAAATACTGGAGTGCAACCCTGCCTTTGCCGAGATTTACGGCTTTGATACCATTGAAAATGCACTTAAATGGAATATATCCGAGTCAAACCCGTTTGATTGGCCTTATATGGTTACCCGTCTCAAAAGCGAAGGTAAAATAATGGGATTTCAAAGCTGGCAGCGAAGATATGATATTATGCGGATCCATGTTATTGCCAATCTGGTGGGTATCTTCAATGATTCTGATGAACTGGTCCAGGTTAAAGGCTATGTCTTTGATGACACTGAACGCAAACAGGCCGAAGAAAAACTGGAAAGTGGAAAACAACAAGTAACCAACATATTAGATAGTATACAGGATGGATTCATGGCATTGAATAATTTCTGGAATTTCATCTATGTTAACCGGTGTGCTGCCGAGTATCTGGGTGTAGATGCAGATGATCTCCTGGGACAAAACCTGTGGGAAAGGTTCCCTGAATTTACAGGAACTGTATATGAGACCCGGTTACGTAAAGCAATGGGAGATAAGGAAATACAACACTTTGAAATTTCTGAATTTTCTAAAAATGATCACTGGTTTGATATCAGTGTTTATCCATCTGATGATGGGATTTCAGTCTACTGGCGTGATATCACAGAGTGTAAAAGCGGAAGCAGGTAAATAGTAAGGTTAAAAATAAAGAATTAACAATTTTTACTATTATCAGCAAGTTTATTTATTAACAAGCTGTTTAATGTATTTTTAACCAGGTTTTACTATTTTCCCAGGGAACTTTTTTTTAGAATATTTCAAATTATTAGAATGTGCATAAATCTAGGATATGATGCTAACAGGAATTTTAGCTCTTCTAACCACTCTTTCGGTAGTACTGCCCATTAAAAACTTCTCCAATCCATGTTTACCTGATTTGCCCATTATTATTTGATCAACACCTTCTTCATCCGCTGTTTCTAGGATAACATCTTCAGGCTTTCCTTGTTTAATTAAGGTTAATAAATTAATGTTTTTGCAGTTGCCTGCGCATTCTTCGGATTCAATTTTATTTTTGAACTTTTCAACAGCTTCTTTTCCTTCTTCACGCATTTGTTCATCTAGTTTTTCTCTTAGATCCTGTTGTGGTAACGCGTTCAGGTAATCGGTATCAATCACGTTTAACACAATTATATCTGCACCACTCAAATTTGCAGCAGAAATTGCATATTCTCCAGCTCTTTCGGATGCTTCTGAACCATCTGTAGGTAACAATATTTTTTTAAACATTTTTAAAACCTCTATTCATTTATTCCATCATTTTCGAGTTTTAGATTTTTTTTAAAAAATAAATAAAAATGTAGAATCAGATTCTACACTTTAAAGTTTTTACACTTTTTTTATCCAAGCGCTGGTTTTGCAAGGGGGCTCAATAGAATTATAATGGTTACTATAATTCCGATTATAACTAGTGGGACTCCTGCTTTTAGTATTTCCTTGATCTTCACGTACTCGGTTCCGTAGGCCATTGCTACTGTTGGGTCGGCCATTGGGAGCATGAATGATAGTGAACAGGCGATTGCTACTGGAACGGCGTATGTTCCTACTGGTTGTCCCTGTGCAGTTGCCAGTGTAACTGATAATGGTACCAGTATGGCTGCTAATGCAATGTTGGACATTACCTGAGTTATAAGAACGGCAATTATCATCAGAACTACAGTTATGAGGATAATTGATGGGTTACTTCCCAGTAAGCCCATTATATCAGTTATAAGCCAGTTTGCTGCTCCAGTTTGCAGTAGTGCTGCTCCGAGGCTTAATGCCCCTCCGAAGAAGACGATTAGTCCCCAGTCTACACCGTTCTGTGCATCTTTCCAGTCGAGTATTTTGAATATGAAGAAAAGCACAGCACCGATCAGGGCAATAGAATAACTGTTAAGTCCAGTAAAGCCGGCGGTAATCCATAATCCAATAGTAAAAATGAGTATGGCTAATGAAAGCTTTTCTACATTTTTCATGGGTCCCAGAGATTCCATTTTATCGGATATGGTCTTACTCCCACCTACTATTCCCTTTACTTCTGGTTTGAACATTCTGCCTAGTAATTTCCAGATGATGAGCATTAGAATAATTGCAAGGGGGAATCCGAATATCATCCAGTCTGCGAAGGGGATGTTGGTGTAGGCTGCTGCCATTAGGTTGGGTGCGGTTCCTATTTCTGTTCCGAATCCTCCTGCGAGTGAACCGTAGGATGCACCGAGTACCATGGCTTTTGCGAAGTTGCTTTTACCTTTTTCAGGGTCGTCAACTCCCATTAGTGGGATGATTTCCTTGATTATGGGTAGTAGCATTGCAAAGGCTACCACGTTTTCAATCCAGGCGGATAATATTCCGGTGGAGAATACTGCCACGAAGATGCTTCTATCCGGTGTTGTACCGAATTTATTAAGCATTGCATATGTTAGTCGTGTGGCTAGTCCGCTTTTTCGGATTGCTTCGGCAATAATAAAACCACCAATCATCAGGAAGATAATTGGGTTTGCAAAACCAATCACAGCATCATCAAAACTTGCAACACCAATTATGGGCTGTATGAATAGTAATATTAAAGAAGTAACTGCTAAATGTACTGCTTCTGTAGCCCACATTATAACGGCGAATACAAGTAATGCAATTGCTGCGTGACCTGAATAGCTTAAACCGTTCATTGGAATTAGCATTATTACTATAAAAGCAATAATGGCCAATGGCATTCCTAAAACTTTTAAGTTTATGTTCGTTTATAAGCCTCCCTTTATTTTAACAGGTAACTTACTGCCTTAAGATTAATATAAACATATTTTACAATGATTAATCATGTTAATTTTAAATTCTGATTTATGATTAAACCATGTTTTATTATAATAATTTAAATATATATTACAAAAACAAGATGTGTAGTAGCTCTTTTATTTTCAATAATTCAATTCTCAATAAATTCAAAAAAAGCACCAATATTAGGGGGTATGAATAGTTAATTTTTTACTGGTTAAAAAGTGAAAATCAGATTTGCACATTATTTTTTTTAAATGTAATCTTAAATAAAGTTCCGTTATCCTGTTCTAGACTAACTGTACCGCCTAATTCAGTTGCTAACTTGTTTAAAAACCACATATCAAGTGCATTTTTGTTACTCTGGATGTCCAGATTTTCTGGTGAGACTTTGGCATTATCATAAACTGTCAATAAAAAGAATTCGCCTTTTTTACTAATTCTAACTGCTAGTTCGCCCTTCACCTGGTGAGGATCTTCAATTTTATCATCTCCAGATTCTTCAAGCTCTCCAGTTAAAATAATGCGGTTTATTGAATCATTCACCAGTTCGTTTACAATGATCCCGCATGGAATAGCAGTGTTGATGTCAAGTAAAATCTTACTACTGTCAATATCCACCTGAATGGTATTTTTACCAATTCCATATGCTCTGAGTCGGTCAAATACCAGATTTTTAATGAAAACTCCAAAATCAATGTTTAACAGATCAGTGGAAGGGTAAATTTTTTCATGGATTTGAGTTATTGATTTAATGTGGTCCTGGAGATCTTTGAAAAGTTCCAGTGATTTTTTATCGTCAGTGTAGTAAGATTGAAAATTTATCATGGAATTTATTATCTGCAGGTCATTCCGGGTTCTATGATGAATTTTACTAAGGAGTAACTCATTCTCTTCGAGAGTCTTTATGAATTTATCCTGTAAATTTATCTGTTCAGTCACATCTTCAAAGGTCTCTACTGCACCAACTACTTTACCTTTATTATTTTTAATTGCATCCACAGTAAAATGTAACCATTTTCCTTTATCACCCATTATGGGGAAAAAAGCCACAGCTTCACAGGAATTTCCTAAATTTTGGGATTGCCCCTGATATCTTAAAACGAATTTAGATCTGCTATCTTGGGTATTGTACCATTTGGGAATTTCTTCAAGACGTCCGTTAACTATAAAATCAGCCATGCATGGCCTTTCAGAATTGTAAAATACTTGCCATTGCTTATTGGTCCCTAAAATATTCTCAGCCTTGATTTCACTCAATTTTTCCAGGGCATGATTCCAGTAAATAACATTGTGATCATTATTTATAACAAATTGGGGGACCGGAGAAACATCCATTATTTCTTTTAAATCTAGTTCATCCCCACTTAATACCTTTAATTGTTTTTGATTCCTCTTTTTTTTGTGCAATACA
This is a stretch of genomic DNA from Methanobacterium formicicum DSM 3637. It encodes these proteins:
- a CDS encoding PAS domain-containing protein — encoded protein: MFDKSPMGILLYDEEGELVDANPAAIKLIGLPKLKDLPEINLFHNPIIPCQRDEIREKGVIRFQTQLDSGKIRDYFIFTSCDPLLIEGTVSTIDSGYLVQIQEVISERTEELHISEERYRRFFEDDLTGDFIATPEGAVMECNPAFAEIYGFSSRENALEANIADFNPDDWENLIKNLETDHKIQGHQTTHQRPDGRNIHIVSNVVAMFDESGQLIQVKGYVFDDTERKEAEEALKRSEEKYRRLFNEDLTGDFIATLDGEILECNPAFAQIHGFKDSEEAVGSNISKFNTHDWENLITRLQDKGKIQDYQSWQIRPDNMKIHVVANVVGISNDQGEMVQVKGYVFDDTERKEAEEALKQSEEKYHRLFDEDLTGDFIATLDGKILECNPAFAEIYGFDTIENALKWNISESNPFDWPYMVTRLKSEGKIMGFQSWQRRYDIMRIHVIANLVGIFNDSDELVQVKGYVFDDTERKQAEEKLESGKQQVTNILDSIQDGFMALNNFWNFIYVNRCAAEYLGVDADDLLGQNLWERFPEFTGTVYETRLRKAMGDKEIQHFEISEFSKNDHWFDISVYPSDDGISVYWRDITECKSGSR
- a CDS encoding universal stress protein — translated: MFKKILLPTDGSEASERAGEYAISAANLSGADIIVLNVIDTDYLNALPQQDLREKLDEQMREEGKEAVEKFKNKIESEECAGNCKNINLLTLIKQGKPEDVILETADEEGVDQIIMGKSGKHGLEKFLMGSTTERVVRRAKIPVSIIS
- a CDS encoding histidine kinase dimerization/phosphoacceptor domain -containing protein gives rise to the protein MAKKMAYKEGRGDSEPNVLHKKKRNQKQLKVLSGDELDLKEIMDVSPVPQFVINNDHNVIYWNHALEKLSEIKAENILGTNKQWQVFYNSERPCMADFIVNGRLEEIPKWYNTQDSRSKFVLRYQGQSQNLGNSCEAVAFFPIMGDKGKWLHFTVDAIKNNKGKVVGAVETFEDVTEQINLQDKFIKTLEENELLLSKIHHRTRNDLQIINSMINFQSYYTDDKKSLELFKDLQDHIKSITQIHEKIYPSTDLLNIDFGVFIKNLVFDRLRAYGIGKNTIQVDIDSSKILLDINTAIPCGIIVNELVNDSINRIILTGELEESGDDKIEDPHQVKGELAVRISKKGEFFLLTVYDNAKVSPENLDIQSNKNALDMWFLNKLATELGGTVSLEQDNGTLFKITFKKNNVQI
- a CDS encoding DASS family sodium-coupled anion symporter encodes the protein MPLAIIAFIVIMLIPMNGLSYSGHAAIALLVFAVIMWATEAVHLAVTSLILLFIQPIIGVASFDDAVIGFANPIIFLMIGGFIIAEAIRKSGLATRLTYAMLNKFGTTPDRSIFVAVFSTGILSAWIENVVAFAMLLPIIKEIIPLMGVDDPEKGKSNFAKAMVLGASYGSLAGGFGTEIGTAPNLMAAAYTNIPFADWMIFGFPLAIILMLIIWKLLGRMFKPEVKGIVGGSKTISDKMESLGPMKNVEKLSLAILIFTIGLWITAGFTGLNSYSIALIGAVLFFIFKILDWKDAQNGVDWGLIVFFGGALSLGAALLQTGAANWLITDIMGLLGSNPSIILITVVLMIIAVLITQVMSNIALAAILVPLSVTLATAQGQPVGTYAVPVAIACSLSFMLPMADPTVAMAYGTEYVKIKEILKAGVPLVIIGIIVTIIILLSPLAKPALG